The genomic region GCGGAGTTTCTTAGGGATGTGACTGAGTTGAGGAAGAGTGGTTTTACACCTGAGAAGACCTTTGAGACCTTGAAGTACACCAGGAGGTATGGTGCCTTTGATAAGTACCTAGATACCATGGTTAGGCAGATTAGGTATGGTGTACCGATTAGGGAGGTCCTATCATCAATAATGCCCAAACTACACAGTTATTACTCAAAGGTCTTTACATTCCTACTTACCGAGACGATAGACCTTGGTGGTGCATCACCACAGGTCCTTGATATGCTCGCAAGCTTCGCATCGTCAATAGTGAGTGTCCAGGAGAACATGAGGGCTAGACTAAGGCCTCTGAGGTATGTCCCATACATTGGTGCCGTTATTTTGATAGTTACATTGGTGGTTTTGATATTCTCCGTGGTTGCAATAGTCACTAGGGTTGGTCCTGGTGGTGTTGCTGCTGGTGGGCCTACGTCTAGCCCATTAATCAATTTATTAGCCACATCATTCTCCTTCACAATAACGATTGACTCATTCATAATGGGATTAATAGCTGGAAAGCTTGGTGAGGGTGAGTTATCCCTTGGGTTTAGGCATGCGGTGGTATTGACGTTGATGGTGGTCCTTGTCTACGCAATGTCGCCGTTCCTAGCGAATGCGTTGTTTGGTGCCATGTCCACGCCATCAACGAGCGTACCGTATTAAGCCTAGCCTGGTGGTACGGTCTCCATTAAATAATCTATGTACTTAAAAATTGAGTCGAGGGCTGGCGACTCATAAAATGATAACTTAAGACTCTCTATTTCCAATGCCTGCCTAACTATTGGGAATAGGTCATCATATGGAATCACGTGGGGCTCAATGCCAACAATATCCCTAAGGAGTTTTGTCCATGGATGCCCACTCAATGCATCCACGGGATACTTAATATTTAACATATTTAATATTGGCTTCAGTAACTTATTACTTGCCTTTAGGTCACGTATTAAATTAACCACATTACCAACAGCCCTCAAGCTGCTATGGTCAGGTATGGCAATAAGAATCGCGTTAGTGCTAACCTCAAGTAGCGTTATTAATGTGTCATAGGATAAGCCGAGGGCTGGGGTATCAATTATTACGTACAGTGGTGAAATGGCTCCCACAGCATTTAATAAGCCCCTGAGTAGGTACCTATCAATCCTAACCTGACTTGGGTATTGACTAAGGGATGCCGTGAACACGAGCTTAAAGGTGTCATTATCAATTTGCCAGGTCTTCACGTAGAATGTGGAGAGTGGATCGGGTATCTTACCCATGAAGTAATCAGCCAGTGTGTATGGCATTTGTTCCTCAATATTGCCGAGCATTAGTAGGGTTGCCGTACCACTGTCTAAACCCAGGTCTATAAGCACGACTGGGTATTGAGCCTTACTCCTTAATTCATAGGCTAGTATGACGGCCATGTTCACGGCTATCGTAGTCTTACCCGTGCCGCCCTTCGTACCACTTGTTATTAGTATTGTCTTCACAGAATCACCAATTACATAATGCTTATTGAGTTAGTAAATAAAAATTACCAAAGTTGATGATCAAAAGACGTATGTAAAGCCTAGCATTAGTAAATTCATCTCTTTGGTTTCCTGAGCGGTCTTCTCTTAATATCGTCAGGGCTTGGTTTATTGCTTTCCATCTCAAGTTTAACGAGCAGGTTCTCGATGTCCCTATTTATCATTAGTATACCCAGGATGTTAAGTAGGAACCCTATTATGAATAGTGATGATGAGAGTAATATATTACTGAGGATTGCGGATAAGGCGAACCCAATGATCATGAATACCAACCCAATTATTGCAACCATAAGGCTTGTCCTCATCGGTAATAGTAATAACTCCTTAGGTATTTATACTTAATGAGTTACGGTCATGATAAGTACCTATCCAGACTGTTACTGAGTAACTTCCTCACCGTGGACCAACTCCTCCTAACAATAGGCGGTAAATCACCATGTCTCTTTACCCAATCCCTAAGAAATGCCATGGTCCTTGGATCACTTGGATAGCCACTACCGAAATCTCCATACTCTCTATGTAATTCCTCAATTATCGAATCCCTAATCACCTTAGCTACTATGCTTGCGGCAGACACCACAGGTATTAATTTATCAGCGTTGTTCATAGCCACAACCTCGACATTACCCACAACACCCCTCTTAACCATGTCCCTATATCTCTCGGGTCTTGGATCTGGCGAATCAATATACACTACCTGGGGTGATACACTATTCAATGCCCTGTTAATTAACTTAATGGCTATCTCAACCTCAAGTATGTTCAGGGCATTCATATATACGTAATTATCAATGACCCTGGGTTCTACGATCTCATAGTCAATGTAGTTTAGTGTTGATTTAAGAATTGAAAATAGACGAGCCCTACCGGCCGGACTTAACTCCTTAGAATCCCTAATACCCATTGCCTTTAACCTATTCATATCGTTTGTAACGGCTATTGCCATGACCATGGGCCCGATGACAGGTCCTCTACCAGCCTCAT from Vulcanisaeta distributa DSM 14429 harbors:
- a CDS encoding AAA family ATPase → MKTILITSGTKGGTGKTTIAVNMAVILAYELRSKAQYPVVLIDLGLDSGTATLLMLGNIEEQMPYTLADYFMGKIPDPLSTFYVKTWQIDNDTFKLVFTASLSQYPSQVRIDRYLLRGLLNAVGAISPLYVIIDTPALGLSYDTLITLLEVSTNAILIAIPDHSSLRAVGNVVNLIRDLKASNKLLKPILNMLNIKYPVDALSGHPWTKLLRDIVGIEPHVIPYDDLFPIVRQALEIESLKLSFYESPALDSIFKYIDYLMETVPPG
- the rnhB gene encoding ribonuclease HII, with product MQVLVGGIDEAGRGPVIGPMVMAIAVTNDMNRLKAMGIRDSKELSPAGRARLFSILKSTLNYIDYEIVEPRVIDNYVYMNALNILEVEIAIKLINRALNSVSPQVVYIDSPDPRPERYRDMVKRGVVGNVEVVAMNNADKLIPVVSAASIVAKVIRDSIIEELHREYGDFGSGYPSDPRTMAFLRDWVKRHGDLPPIVRRSWSTVRKLLSNSLDRYLS